Proteins from a single region of Catharus ustulatus isolate bCatUst1 chromosome 22, bCatUst1.pri.v2, whole genome shotgun sequence:
- the TLCD3A gene encoding TLC domain-containing protein 3A, giving the protein MWRTLALASAFFPGLFILCIRLLRWAAPGWSLKDRILLSGRLVSTVQATMATVSGITVVLSCKNVVYDRHWLAVEYIWVLVPYMTYDIYVMYLCHWHKSQEKGILEKKHSLASVWSFLLHERLMVTHHLFILIVLTPITQHFRGELGDFFVGCIFTAELSTPFVSLGKILMQLNMQDTLLHKVNGILVLVTFFLCRILLFPFMYAAYARQVGIPLYLVPFRIPLHCNIANASLIAPQLYWFRLICRKAARLYGGSPAHRSR; this is encoded by the exons ATGTGGCGGACGCTGGCCCTCGCCTCCGCCTTCTTCCCGGGGCTCTTCATCCTCTGCATCCGGTTGCTGCGCTGGGCCGCCCCGGGATGGAGCCTCAAGGACCGCATCCTCCTCAGCGGCAG GTTGGTGTCAACGGTCCAAGCCACGATGGCAACGGTGTCAGGGATCACGGTTGTCCTCAGCTGCAAGAACGTGGTGTATGACAG gcaCTGGCTGGCTGTGGAGTACATCTGGGTCCTGGTTCCCTACATGACCTATGACATCTATGTCATGTACCTCTGCCACTGGCACAAGAGCCAGGAAAAAGGGATCCTGGAGAAGAAGCACTCGCTGGCCAGCGTGTGGAGCTTCCTGCTGCACGAGCGGCTGATGGTGACCCACCACCTCTTCATCCTCATCGTGCTCACCCCCATCACCCAG CATTtcaggggagagctgggggacTTCTTCGTGGGCTGCATcttcacagcagagctgagcacaccTTTTGTATCCCTGGGCAAAATCCTGATGCAG ctcAACATGCAGGACACGCTGTTGCACAAAGTGAACGGGATCCTCGTGCTGGTGACCTTCTTCCTGTGCCgcatcctcctcttccccttcatGTACGCGGCCTACGCCCGCCAGGTGGGGATCCCGCTCTACCTGGTGCCGTTCCGCATCCCCCTGCACTGCAACATCGCCAACGCCTCGCTCATCGCCCCGCAGCTCTACTGGTTCAGGCTCATCTGCCGCAAGGCCGCCCGGCTCTACGGCGGCTCTCCCGCCCACCGGAGCAGATAA